A single Arcobacter sp. FWKO B DNA region contains:
- a CDS encoding FlgO family outer membrane protein: MKLYLFLPLMAILTFGGCLSQFDFNFKSKNLADNSQQLSKESPIKSHTNIKDLSENLATQLFNTHLNIDTETILVTSFVDINQLNTTNNFGRLVAENMINDLHTKGFRVKEYRGQSAISINSDGEFHITRDIEKLSKEIQASYILVGTYATMDNNKISVNARIIDFSNGDIYATATSIYSPIIKNNTVKATQPKTFVDIVRD; this comes from the coding sequence ATGAAATTATATTTGTTTTTGCCATTAATGGCAATACTTACATTTGGTGGATGTCTGAGTCAATTTGACTTTAATTTTAAAAGTAAAAATTTAGCTGATAATTCACAACAACTGTCTAAAGAATCACCAATAAAATCTCATACAAATATTAAAGATTTATCAGAAAACTTAGCAACTCAACTTTTTAATACACATCTCAATATAGACACAGAAACTATACTTGTTACATCATTTGTGGATATCAACCAATTAAATACTACTAATAATTTTGGTAGACTAGTGGCTGAAAATATGATAAATGATCTTCATACAAAAGGCTTTAGAGTAAAAGAATATAGAGGACAAAGTGCTATTAGTATCAATTCAGATGGTGAATTTCACATAACAAGAGATATAGAAAAATTATCAAAAGAGATTCAAGCTTCTTATATTTTGGTTGGTACTTATGCAACAATGGATAACAATAAGATATCTGTAAATGCTAGAATTATTGATTTTTCAAATGGTGATATATATGCTACAGCTACATCTATATATTCACCTATTATAAAGAATAATACAGTAAAAGCAACTCAACCAAAAACATTTGTTGATATTGTGAGGGACTAA
- a CDS encoding FlgO family outer membrane protein has translation MKTLFTTVIFFSLFLSGCGVITNNSIALKSNTTNFANLSSRLVHGICTKKDMGHDEDKDFYIVDFVNIDNLENNSKLGFILSSQIKSDMLSTCSNVRIKELELGKNIRLGRSGSKILTRELDEVKSRVVDENSNIIIGTYAITIDKLILFTKVVDLTTGEIKASSTVSTPITQEILDLEGYTQKSHTKQQSSNIYRPLVL, from the coding sequence ATGAAAACGCTATTTACTACAGTTATTTTCTTTAGTTTATTTTTGAGTGGATGTGGTGTTATAACTAATAATTCTATTGCATTAAAATCAAATACAACAAATTTTGCAAATCTATCATCAAGACTTGTTCATGGAATATGTACAAAAAAAGATATGGGACATGATGAAGATAAAGATTTTTATATAGTTGATTTTGTAAATATTGATAATTTAGAGAATAATTCAAAACTAGGTTTTATACTATCAAGTCAGATTAAAAGCGATATGCTGAGTACATGTTCAAATGTTAGAATAAAAGAGTTAGAACTAGGTAAAAATATAAGACTTGGAAGAAGTGGTTCAAAAATACTTACAAGAGAGCTAGATGAGGTAAAATCAAGAGTAGTCGATGAAAACTCAAATATCATAATAGGAACATATGCAATAACTATTGATAAACTAATACTATTTACCAAAGTTGTTGATTTGACAACAGGTGAAATAAAAGCATCATCAACAGTAAGTACACCTATAACACAAGAGATACTTGATCTTGAAGGTTATACACAAAAGTCACATACCAAACAGCAATCAAGTAATATATATAGACCTTTAGTCTTATAG
- the fliW gene encoding flagellar assembly protein FliW: MEYKVAVPLAGFEEEEAFVLEKIDNFFSCIKSQNSGIEIRMLSFDALKNLDFDLPEWFIDKLGIKSINDISIFFIFVLQTPATNSVVNLFAPVILNHQNLTMGQIQLDLNESGLETLENIIYGNL, encoded by the coding sequence ATGGAATACAAAGTAGCAGTTCCACTTGCTGGATTTGAAGAGGAAGAGGCATTTGTACTTGAGAAAATTGATAACTTTTTTTCTTGTATTAAAAGTCAAAATAGCGGTATAGAGATAAGAATGTTGAGTTTTGACGCTCTTAAAAATCTTGATTTTGATTTGCCAGAATGGTTTATAGATAAATTAGGTATTAAAAGTATAAATGATATATCAATCTTTTTTATCTTTGTTTTACAAACACCCGCGACAAATTCTGTAGTAAATTTATTTGCACCAGTTATATTAAATCACCAAAATCTAACTATGGGTCAAATACAATTAGATTTAAATGAAAGCGGTCTTGAAACTTTAGAAAATATTATATATGGTAACCTATAA
- a CDS encoding UDP-N-acetylmuramate dehydrogenase has product MTIDFAKYSSIGIGPICDVLEIDAIGDYSDYYIIGRANNLLIGNCDTKLAVLGKAFDYIQLGDDGLIYVGCATKSSKLFNYTKKHNLANLEFLSHLPGTIGGLIKMNAGLKEWEIFNHIVKIKTKDGYISKDDIKYGYRTTNIKDIVYEAVFSLNSGFDRQKVEIFTKMRSNQPKEKSAGSCFKNPVGDYAGRLIESVGLKGYKIGDMGFSQIHANFLVNYGNGTYEDALSLIELAQSKILKQYGIKLEPEVIIL; this is encoded by the coding sequence ATGACAATTGATTTTGCAAAATATAGCTCTATTGGTATTGGACCTATTTGTGATGTTTTAGAGATTGATGCAATAGGTGATTATAGTGATTATTACATCATAGGACGGGCTAATAACTTACTCATTGGTAACTGTGATACCAAACTAGCAGTTTTGGGTAAAGCATTTGATTATATACAATTGGGTGATGATGGATTGATTTATGTTGGATGTGCTACTAAAAGTAGTAAATTATTTAACTACACAAAAAAACATAATCTTGCTAATTTGGAGTTTTTATCCCATTTACCTGGAACTATAGGTGGACTTATCAAAATGAATGCTGGATTAAAAGAGTGGGAAATATTTAATCATATTGTAAAAATAAAAACAAAAGATGGCTATATCTCTAAAGATGATATTAAATATGGCTATAGAACAACAAATATCAAGGATATTGTTTATGAAGCTGTGTTTTCACTTAATAGTGGATTTGACAGACAAAAAGTTGAGATATTTACCAAAATGAGATCAAATCAACCAAAAGAAAAATCTGCTGGTAGTTGCTTTAAAAACCCTGTTGGAGATTATGCTGGGAGACTAATAGAATCAGTTGGTTTAAAAGGGTATAAAATAGGTGATATGGGCTTTAGCCAAATACATGCAAATTTTTTGGTTAACTATGGTAATGGTACATATGAAGATGCTTTATCCTTAATAGAACTTGCACAAAGTAAGATTTTAAAACAATATGGGATAAAATTAGAACCTGAAGTTATTATATTATAA
- a CDS encoding menaquinone biosynthesis family protein, with the protein MSQISIAHSPDADDIFMYYAIKFGWVELKNTTFDNIALDIETLNQEALKGTYDISAISFGLYPFIKDDYALLRTAVSFGNGYGPKLVKLKDKKLKPNFKVALSGHYTTNALLFKIAYPNAKITYMNFLDIEKAVLDGVVDAGVLIHESILEYSHLLEVEKEIWDIWVELAGEGIPLPLGGMAIRRSIPLLKAIEYEDTLIKAVKVAHNQKHLMSKMLLERDLVRVDYDTLQTYLNLYANEESIELSELQLKAINLLYKIGFEKGFYKDIIVAQDYMLPKEYKSLRYDN; encoded by the coding sequence ATGTCACAAATCTCTATTGCCCATTCACCTGATGCTGATGATATATTTATGTATTATGCAATCAAATTTGGCTGGGTAGAACTAAAAAATACAACCTTTGATAATATAGCTCTTGATATAGAGACTTTAAATCAAGAAGCACTAAAAGGAACTTATGATATTAGTGCTATAAGTTTTGGACTTTATCCTTTTATAAAAGATGACTATGCTCTTCTTAGAACTGCTGTAAGTTTTGGTAATGGTTATGGACCAAAGCTAGTGAAACTAAAAGATAAAAAACTAAAACCTAATTTCAAAGTAGCTCTAAGTGGGCACTATACAACTAATGCACTACTTTTTAAAATAGCATATCCAAATGCAAAAATTACTTATATGAATTTTCTTGACATTGAAAAGGCTGTTTTAGATGGAGTTGTGGATGCTGGTGTACTTATCCATGAATCAATCTTAGAATATAGTCACTTGCTTGAAGTTGAAAAAGAGATTTGGGATATATGGGTAGAACTAGCTGGAGAGGGAATACCACTACCTCTTGGTGGGATGGCTATTAGACGCTCAATCCCTTTACTAAAAGCAATAGAATATGAAGATACTCTTATAAAAGCTGTAAAAGTTGCGCACAATCAAAAACATCTTATGTCAAAAATGCTACTTGAGCGAGATTTGGTAAGGGTTGATTATGATACATTGCAAACTTATCTAAATCTTTATGCAAATGAAGAATCAATAGAACTTAGTGAACTCCAACTAAAAGCTATTAACCTACTTTACAAAATAGGTTTTGAAAAAGGGTTTTACAAAGATATCATAGTAGCACAAGATTATATGCTACCTAAAGAGTACAAAAGCCTCCGTTATGACAATTGA
- a CDS encoding heat-shock protein, translated as MIDKKEFLLESIIKAYILNLEPIGSSQLKQMYDLEYSSATIRGYFKKLGDEGYLIQEHVSSGRIPSADALKDYWTFNLDYTNQAIDYQLLQRYAKHMGLSVALKQDLDATLEEVLEINKNYIFLKFQDFGITIKYTSAIYRFLQDMINLSVEQLLSVAKQVGAYELYSELSNKLQHSSYEIINIKEYLSLVLSYDISDSTVSSFLNGTIFDNLKDGLYFENLLPKGYMGVCSTSKINGKNTKMLVIGNLTKDYINFYERIAA; from the coding sequence ATGATTGATAAAAAAGAGTTTTTGTTAGAATCAATTATAAAAGCTTATATTCTAAACTTGGAGCCAATAGGTTCATCTCAATTAAAGCAGATGTATGACTTGGAGTACTCTAGTGCTACAATAAGAGGTTATTTCAAAAAGCTTGGAGATGAGGGTTATTTGATACAAGAGCATGTGAGTAGTGGGCGTATACCTTCAGCAGATGCACTTAAGGATTATTGGACTTTTAATTTAGATTATACAAATCAAGCTATTGATTACCAACTTTTACAAAGATATGCTAAACATATGGGTTTAAGTGTAGCTTTAAAACAAGATTTAGATGCTACTTTGGAAGAAGTGTTAGAGATAAACAAAAACTACATATTTCTTAAGTTTCAAGATTTTGGTATCACCATTAAGTATACTAGTGCAATATATAGATTTTTACAAGATATGATAAATCTAAGTGTTGAGCAGTTGTTATCTGTAGCAAAGCAAGTTGGTGCTTATGAGTTATACAGTGAGCTTTCAAATAAGTTGCAACATAGCTCTTATGAGATTATCAATATAAAAGAGTACTTATCCTTGGTATTATCATATGATATAAGTGATAGTACAGTATCAAGTTTTTTAAATGGTACGATATTTGATAATTTAAAAGATGGATTATATTTTGAGAATTTATTACCAAAAGGATACATGGGTGTATGTAGTACTAGTAAAATTAATGGTAAAAATACTAAAATGTTGGTAATAGGAAATCTAACAAAAGATTATATTAATTTTTATGAAAGGATAGCTGCATGA
- the grpE gene encoding nucleotide exchange factor GrpE, whose translation MSENKENLDNIEQTEAELQSEEVESQEGIVIDEVAILEAKLKEAEEKYLRVHADFENIKKRMEKDKIQAIEYASERFAKDLLNPIDSLEFAIASLDNSEADPTELLAKVKEGIELTIKSFKSAFEKHGIELVDVDSGFDPNLHDAVMHAESDNHDEGEIVQVLQKGYKYKERLLRPAMVSICKK comes from the coding sequence ATGAGTGAAAATAAAGAAAATTTAGACAATATAGAACAAACAGAAGCTGAACTACAAAGTGAAGAAGTTGAATCTCAAGAGGGGATTGTAATTGATGAAGTGGCTATTTTAGAAGCAAAACTAAAAGAAGCAGAAGAAAAGTATTTAAGAGTACATGCTGATTTTGAAAATATTAAAAAAAGAATGGAAAAAGACAAAATCCAAGCTATAGAATATGCTAGTGAGAGATTTGCAAAAGATTTATTAAATCCTATTGATTCATTGGAGTTTGCAATAGCTAGTTTAGATAATAGTGAAGCTGACCCAACTGAACTTTTGGCTAAAGTAAAAGAAGGAATAGAGCTAACAATAAAAAGCTTTAAAAGTGCCTTTGAAAAGCACGGCATTGAGCTAGTAGATGTGGATAGTGGGTTTGACCCAAATCTTCATGATGCAGTAATGCATGCCGAAAGTGATAACCACGATGAAGGTGAGATAGTACAAGTGCTTCAAAAAGGGTATAAGTACAAAGAGAGGTTGTTAAGACCAGCAATGGTATCAATCTGTAAAAAA